The genomic interval CGCGGCACGCTGCTCGACGGCACCGAGTTCGACTCTTCCTACGGCGGGCCCGAGCCGGCGTCCTTCCCGGTCGGCGCCGTGATCCCCGGCTTCAACGAGGCGCTCCTGCTGCTGCCGGTCGGGTCCAAGGGCACGATCTGGATCCCGGCGGACCTCGCCTACGGCGACACGCCCCCGCGCGGCAGCGTCATCGAGCCCGGCTCGCCGCTGGTCTTCGACCTGGAGATCCTCGGCCTCGAGGGCGAGGCGGACCCCGCGGCGGAGACCGAGGCCCGCGACGCCGCCGCCGGGGCCGCCGCGGCCGGAGGCACCCCGGATCCGGGGGCGGGCGACGAGGCGGAGGAGACGCTCAACGCGGAGCATCGCGACGTCACCGCGCCCTGAGCCCGCCGGCGGGTCCGGGAAGCCGACCACGCGGTCCGGCATCCGGCCATCTCCTTAGTTGGTTCCATCGAACGAAGCCTCTCAGGGGCCTCTGAGGCGGGTCGTCTCGCAATCGAATCGGGTGAAGACCTGGCGGCGGAGGATCGCAACCTCCGCTTCGCACAGGGTTTCTGACTGCCATCCCACACCGGGAGGTGAGGATCGGGCTAGCGTGCGTTGGGGGTTGTTCCGGCACGCCTTGACCACCAGGATCCAGATTGACGTCCACCGCACCCGTTCGCATCCCCGGACCCGGCGTTCCCACCGGCGTGCGGCTCCAGTCGCTCTTCGAATCGGAGCCCGATCTCGGCGTGGTGCACCTCGACGCGGACGACCGCATCGAGGCCGCCAACGCGGCGGCGCGGCGGATCTACCTGCACGAGGGGAGGGCGGACGAGGCGCTGGAGGGGCAGGCGCTCCGCTCGCTGTACCCCGCTCCTTTCGCCGGCGAGGTGGATCGCTTCCGCGGGCTGCTGGCTCGGGAGGACCGGCCGCTCTTGATCCGCGGGATCTGGCGCGGGCACGGGGTCTACACCTCCGTGCACCCGGCGCCCGGGGGCGGGTGCGTGCTGCTGGGTCGGCGCGGCGCCGTCTCGGGGCCCGAGGTCGCGCCCAGCCGCCACGTCCGGGTCGACGCCGAGGTGCTCGAGCTCGGGGAGCTGTCGGTGCTGACCCCCCGGGAGCTGGAGGTGCTCGCGCTGCTGGGCAGCGGCGGCACGCTCAAGGACGCCGCGGCGGACCTGCGGCGGTCGGTGAAGACCGTGGAGAGCCACCGCGACAACATCGCCCGCAAGCTGGGCCTTTCGCGGCGTGGCGAGCTGGTGCGGGTGGTGGAGCGGTCGGGGCTGCGTCCCGCCGACGTCGGCCGGTCCCGGCTGATCCTCGACCGCGCGGGCCCGCGGCCGGGCTCGCTTGGGGCATCATCGCAAATTAGGTAAAACAGCTAGATGTTAACACGCCTGCGGCTCCTTATGCTGCGGGGCCGAGGAGGATGGATTCGATTCATTCGAAACGTCCTTCGCCCGAGATCCACCGACCGGCCCGGCGGCCGGGCCCGCGATTCCCCCCCAGTCGCGGCGCCCGCCGCTGGGCCCTGCGCGTAACGCGCTCGCCCGCGCCGCCACGCTGGCGACGCACGCGGAGGCCGGAAGCCCGGCGGGGCCGCCTCGCGCCGATCCGTCGCGGGCGGCCGCTCTCACCGCCTCCGGCAACACCCGTGGCCGGGGGCTGCCGCCGCCGGCCGTAGGCTGCCGCCATGCTGGTCGGAAGCCTGAAGCCGGGGGATCACCGGGTCGCGATCGTCGCCGCGCGTTTCAACGATCTGATCGTGGATCACATGCTCTCGGCGGCCCGGGAGGCGTGGGCGCAGCTCGGCGGCGATCCGGAGAAGCTGGTGGTCGCCCGGGTTCCCGGCTCGTTCGAGCTGCCGGTGGCGGCGCGGAAGCTCGCCGAGGCCGGAGACGCGGGCGGCGGCTTCGCCGCGGTCGTCTGCCTGGGCTGCGTGATCCGCGGCGAGACCGATCACTACGACCACGTGGTGGAGCAGACGGCGCGGGGCATCAAGGACGTCAACGTGCAGACGGGCGTGCCGTGCGTGTTCGGCGTGCTCACCTGCGACACCCTGGAGCAGGCCCTGCACCGCGCCGGCGTGAAGCTCGGCAACGCCGGGCGCAACGCGGTGCACGTGGCGGTGGAGATGGCGAATCTGATGGTTTCGATCGATGCGAATGCGGAGCTCTGAGGGCTTCGGCCTCCGCGAAGCGCATCGATGCGACCGCCGGGCGAGGGCGCCTTATTCCAACGGGGGATGGAGCTTTAGGGAGGAGCTCCCAGGCGAAACGCCGGGCCACGAATCGGCGTTTCCCGGTGCACTTCGGAGCGTCGCCCCGCTCCACGAACCCGAGACCGTTCCCCCGTGCCGCACGCCATGATCCACCCCCCGCACGCCTTCCTCGCTCAGGCCGCCGACGCCGGCGCAGCGTCCTGGTTCGCCTGGGCCGCCGACCAGGCGCTGGCGCTGACGATCCTGGTCATCTTCGGGGGGGCGATCCTCTCCGCGGTGCTCACGCAGTGGCGGCGCGACAAGTGCCTGAAGCTGCTGCGCGGCGATCACGCGACGGTCGTGCGGCTCGACGGCGGCGTCCTCTGGGGTGACCTGATCGTCTACCCCAAGGCCCTGGAGCTCACCTTCGACGCGCCCTTCGTCACGACGCGCGGGCTCGTCAAGAGCGGGGTGATGCTGCCTGAGGCGGACGTCGCCGGCGTGCACCTCGTCGCCCGCTCCGCCGCCGGTCTCACCCCCGCCGAGCAGCGGCACCGCGAGTCGCAGATCCGGCGGACCTTCCGGCCCGGCCTGCTGCGTCGCTGGCTGCGGACCGGGCGGAACCTGCTCAACACGCTCCGCGACGCCTTCGGGAAGGCGCTCTCGGCGATCCTCTCGGCGGTCACGCGCAACCCGCGGGCCGCGGCGCTGGCGGACCAGAAGGCGGGGGTGGAGGGCATCGGGCAGCAGCTCATCGGGGCCGCGGGCAACGCCTACGACCCGCTGCTGGAGGCGCACGTCGGGCGGCCGGTCGTCGTGAAGCTTCGCTGCCCGGGTCTCTCCAAGCCCGAGGCGCCGGTGGCGGTCGACGTGCCCGGGTACCTGGTCGACTACTCCGACGCGTGGATCGCCGTGTTCAACGTCGACCACACGCCGCTGGAGGCTCTGACGCTGGAGGCGACCGCTGGCCAGCCCGCCGACGCGGACCCGCGGGTGAGCGTGACGAAGTCGCCCGCGGGTCGCCTGGGCGTGCGCAACCCGGGCCCGGCCTTCGTGCTGGTCCGCAGCGTCGACGGCGAAGGGGATCCCGCCGGGGCCGGCGGCGACGCGGCCGACCTCGACGCCGTGGTGCCGCCGGGGGCCACGCTCTGGCTCGGCGTCGATCCCGCGGGGAGCACCCGCGTGCGGCTGGAGCTGACCGAGCGCCTGGACCTGGTCATCCCGCGCGGGCAGGTCGTCGTGCGCCACGCCGGCGACCGCGTCGAGGATCCACGCCGCGGCCGGCCGGCGCGTGCCCGGGGGCTCGCCCCGCGCGACGCGGGGGCGGGGGGCCACGAGCCGCCGGGACAACCCACGCCCGCTACCGCCGGCTGAGCAGCGCCGCCACCCGCCGCACCTCGGCGACGCTCCAGGCCTGCGCCGGGCAGCCGCGCGGCACCCACCGGCCGCCGGCGTCGGGCTCCGCGTCGAAGTTCTCGGGCAGCTGCCCGAGGCAGGCGGCGTCGCTGGCGCCCGCGTAGGCCCGCAGGGGCGCCACCGCGGCCGCCGCCTTCGCCCGCGCCGCCGCGGAGAACCCGCCCGCCCGCAGCACCGCCTCCGCGTACGGGCCGATGAGCCAGGGCCAGATGGTCCCGCGGTGGTACGCCCCGTCGCGCTCGTGCGGCGCGCCGGCCATGCGGGGGTGGTACGCGGGGTCCGACGGCGGCAGCGTCCGCAGGCCCACCGGCGTCACGAGCCCGCCCGCCTCGGCGGCGGCGACCACCGCCGAACGCTGCGCCGCGGACAGCGGGCTCCGCTCGAGCGCGGCCGCGATGAGCATGTTCGGCCGCAGCGTCGCGTCGGCCTCCCCCGCCGCGGAGACGCGGTCGACGAGCCGGCCGAGGCCGTCGCTCCAGAAGGTCGCGAGGAACGACGCCGCCGCGTGCTGTGCCGCCGCGGCGTAGCGCTCGCCGCCGGGCAGCACCGCCGCCGCGCCGGCGAGGTTGCTCACCCACAGGGCGTTCACCTCCACCGGCTTGCCGCCGCGCGGCGTGAACACCTCGCCCCCGGGGTGGGCCGGCGTGGGGCACGCGGCGTCCATCCACGTCAGCTGCGTGTCCGCGCCGCCCGCGACGATCAGGCCGTCCCCGCCGACCTCCACCGCGATGGCCTCGCCGCGGTGCCCGTCGGCGACGGTGCCCGCCAGGTGCGCGTCGAGCACGGCGACGACGGCCCGCTCCCACCACGGCGGCAGGCAGGCGGCGCCGGCCGCGGTCGCGGCCTCGGCCCAGGCCAGCGCGGCGTGGACGAACCACATGGAGCCGTCGAGGGTGTTGTACTCCGCCGCGTCGCCGCCGGCGTCCGAGAAGCGGTTGGGCACCAGCCCGCCCCGCAGCGCCCCCGCGAAGGCCCGCAGCACGCCCGCGGCCTCGCCCAGGCGGCGGTCGACGAGCAGCAAACCCGGCAGCGCGATGAAGGCGTCCCGCCCCCAGTCCGCGAACCAGGGGTAGCCCGCGAGCACCGTCGTCAGCGTCTCGGCGCCGACCCGCCGGGCGGCCAGGAAGTCCGCCGCGGCCGGGGCGAGCGGGTCGCCGCTGACCCCGACGCCGGGGCGGGGGCGGGGCGGGGCGTCGTCGGCGGGCGTCCGGCGCAGGCGGAGCACGCGCGGACCGAGCAGGTCGGCCTCGAAGCTGCCGGGCACGAACAGGTCTTCGGCGTCCGCCTGCCCGCGCTCCGCGTCGGCCGCGAGGCGGACCCCGCGCCACCAGTCGCTGTCCCGTCGGAAGCGGCCCGTCGGCAGCGACAGCGTTGCCTCCGCCGGCCCGGCGGGCAGGTCGCCGCCGAGGCGGACGAGCCGGGCGCCGTCCTCGCAGGCGCAGTGGATCGCCGCGCCGCCCTCGCCGGTGAGCGCGTGGTGGTCGCGCCAGGCGATCAGCGGCGCGACGCGCAGGTGCCAGCCCGAGGGTTCGGTGCCGGTGAGCTCGAACGCGACGTCGGCCCCCTCGGCGCCGCGGTCGAGGGTGAGCGTCCGCCTCAGGCGGGCGCCGCCGGCGAGGGCGAAGGTCCAGCGCACGGCGGCCGGCGCCCGCTCGAAACGGACCAGCCGCTCCCAGCCCGCGGGCGCGAGCACGCGTTCCCCCGCGTGGTCCGCGAAGGCCAGCGTCGACAGCTCGAAGACCTCACCCGCCGGGCTCGTCACCGCGTCGAGCGTGTCCGCGAGCAGCAGGGCCCGGGCCAGCGGCGGGTCCAGCGCGAGCACCCGCAGGCCGTGGTAGCGGCGCGTGCGGCAGCCCGAGGCGGTGCCCATGGCGTAACCGCCCCGGCCGTCGGTCAGCAGCCACTCGGGGCCGGGGAAGGCGATCGCCCCCGCGCCGGCGGCGAAAAGCGGCTCGCCGCCGCGTTCGAGCGTGTGGGTCCACCCGGGCTCAACCACCCTCGGGTCCCGCCGGGTCGGCTTGGGATCCCATCGGCAGGCCCGCCCGCTGCCGCGCCGCCTCGAAGGCCACCACCGACGCGGCCGCCACGGTGCCCAGCGCAGCCGGGAAGGGCCGGGCGTACGGCACGGCCACGACCGCGTCGACGGTCTGCAGGAACGACCTCCGCAGCCCCCGCCGCTCGCCGCCGATCACCAGCAGCAGCGGCCCGGTGAGGTCCGCTTCGTGCGGCGCCACCGCGTCCGCCACGCCCGCCGCCGCCGCCACCCGCAGGCCCGCGGCCCGCGCAGCGTCGCGGGCCTCGTCCGGGCCGGCCGCCACCGAGATCCCGATCCGCTCGGTCGCGCCGGCCGAGGCCCGGGCCACCACCGCCGCCGCCGAGGTCCAGTTGCGGGGTCGCACCACCACGCCCGCCGCCCCCGCCGCGTACAGGCTGCGCACCGACTGCCCGAAGTTGAAGGGGTCCTCCACGCCGTCGAGCATCGCCAGGAAGCCCGCGCCCGGCGCCGCCGCCGCGGCGAGTGCCTCATCGAGCGGCGTCCAGAGCCGGTCGCCGACCTCCGCGATCACGCCGCCGTGCGTGCCGCCTTGGGCGTGCGCGTCGAGCGCCGCCCGCGACGCCGGCGTCCACCGCACGCCCTGCGCCCGCGCGAGCTTTCTGATCCGCCGCGCCGGCCCATCGTCCCGCTCGCGGTCGAGCCAGACGCGGTGGACCTCGCGGCGCCCGCCCGCCAGCGCCGCCTCGGCGGAGATTGCCCCTTCGAGCAGCGTGTTCCGGGGATCGACTTCCACGGGCGGACGGTACAGACGCGGATCCGGTCCTCATGCCCCGGACGCCGGCATCCGGCCGCGGCCGCGGCGCGGCGTGGAGGGCCCACGCGGGCCGCGCCGCGTACAACCTCCCGCCCGGCGCGTCGTCCGGGCGCGCGACCGCCGTGACCCTGCTCTCCCCCTTCGCCGCGCTGCTGGCCGCCGCACTCGCGGTGCCGGCGCTGCTCGCGCTGTACTTCCTCAAGCTGCGCCGGCGGCCGCTGCTCGTCCCCTCGACGCTGCTGTGGCGCAAGGCGGTGGAGGACCTGGAGGTCAACGCACCGTTCCAGAAGCTGCGGAACAGCCTGCTGCTGTGGCTGCAGCTGCTGCTGCTGGCGCTGCTGATCTTCGCGATGGCGCAGCCGGCGAGCGACGCGCCGGCGCCCACGGGCGCCCGCGTGGTGATCCTCATCGACCGCTCGGCGTCGATGGCGGTGGAGGAGGGCGGCCGGACGCGGCTGGACGCGGCGAAGGCGGCGGCGATCGGCGTGATCGACGCGATGGAGGCGGGCGCGTCGGCGATGATCATCGCCTTCGCCGACGAACCGGAGGTCGTGCAGCCCTTCGCCGCGGACCGCGGGCGGTTGCGGTCCGCGGTGGCCTCGGTCCGCGGCAGCGACCGGCCGGGGCGGCCGGGGCGGGCCCTCGCCCTGGTGGGAGCGCAGGCGGGCGGCGTCGAGGGAGCCGACGCCGCGAGCGTGTACGTGATCGGCGACAGCCCGGCGGGGGGTGCCGACGCGGCCGCCACGCCGCCGCCGGCGGGCGCGTCGCTGCGCTTCCTCGCCATCGGGGCCGACACGCCGAACCTCGGCTTCACCGCGATCGGGGCCCGCCGCGGGCTCCGGGAGCCGGGGCGGGTCGAGCTGTTCGCCCGCCTCGAGAACGCGAGCCCGGGCCCGGTGGAGGCGGGCGTGACGCTCGACGCCGGGGGGGAGCGGGTGACGACGCGGCGCGTGTCGGTGCCGGGCCGCGGCGGCGACGGGGCCCCCGGCCGGCGCGACCTCAGCCTCGGCTTCACGGCCTCGCCCTCGGAGGCCGTCGCGGTGACCGTCGCCCACGACCGGGCCGACGCGCTGCACGCCGACGACGCGGCCCGGCTGGTGCTGCCCGCCGCCGCGGATCGGCCGGTGGTGCTGGTGACCCCCGCCCCGGGATCGGGCCGGCCGGCCAATCCGTTCCTGGAGCGGGCGGTCCGCGCCGCCAGCCGCGGGCCGGTCTCGCTGCTGAGCCCCGAGGCCTGGGAGGCCTCGGCCCCGGCGCCGCCGGCCGACGCTCTGCTCGTCTTCGACCGCCACGCGCCCTCGCGGATCCCGCCGGCCGACGCGCTGTTCTTCGCGGCCGTCCCGCCGTTGCCGGGCCTGGGCTTGCGGCCGTCGTCCCCCGACGCCCCCGCCGTGCAGACCTTCCTGACCGTCGACGCCGCCGACCCGGCGATGCGCAGCGTCGACCCCGGCGGCGTCCCGCTCGTGCGGCCCGGCCGGCTCGTGCTGCCGCCGGGCGGCGAGGTGCTCGCGTCCGGGCTGGAGGGCCCGCTGATCGCGCGGGTGCGCGATGCCGACGCCGGCCGACGGTTCCTGGTCGTCGCGCCCGACCCGCTGCAGGGCCGCTGGCCGCTGTCGGTCGGCTTCGCCGTGTTCCTCGTGAATGCGCTCGACGAACTCGGCGGCGGCGGCGGCGTGCCCGGCGAGGGGCTGGCCCGGCGTACCGGCGAGTCGGCGGAGGTGCGGCTGGCCCCCGGAGCCACGGCCGAGGAGGTCCGCTACGCGGGTCCCGCCGCCCTCGCCGCCCCCGTGCGCGGGGGCACCGCGGTGCTGCCGGCCTTCGAGCGGGCCGGCTGGTACCGGGCCGAGGACGCCGGGGCCGTTGCCCCCGACGACCGCCGCCTGGGCGTCAGCCTCGCGGCCGCGACCGAGACGGACCTGCGTCCGCCGGCCGCCCTGGACGCCGGCCCGGGCACCGCCGCCCGCGCCACGCCCGGCGGCGCCGCCACGGTCCGCCGCTCGTGGATCCCTTGGATCCTGGCGGCCGCGCTGGGCGTGCTGCTGCTGGAGTGGTTCGTCTACACCGGCCGCTTCGCGCCCGCCCCGGCGACGCCGCCGCCGCCGCGAGTCTGAGCCCCGAGCCGCCGCGCCGCGCGGGCGTTCCCGGTGCCTGCGGTGCCGCGTCGGGCGCGTCCGCGGCCGCCGCCCGGCGCCCGGTACGCTCGCCCGCGATGGCGAAGCAGCGTGACGACGAGCCGATGACCTACGCCGCCTCGGGCGTGGACATCGACGCGGGGGACCGGGCGGCCGAGCGGATCCGCCACCACCTCAAGCGGACCTACGGCCCGCGGGTCATGGGCCAGGAGGGCGCCTTCGCGGGGATGCTCCGGCTGGATTACAACGAGAAGCTCTTCAGCCGCAACTACAAGGACCCTGTCCTGGTCGCCTGCACCGACGGCGTGGGCACGAAGGTGAAGCTGGCGATCCGGCTGGGCAAGCACGACACCATCGGACGCGACTGCGTGGCGATGAACGTCAACGACCTCATCGTGCAGGGGGCCGAGCCGCTGCTCTTCCTCGACTACGTGGGGCTCCACGAGGTGACGCCGGCCTTCCTCGAGCGGGTCGTCCGGGGCGTGGCCGACGGCTGTGCCGAAGCCGGGTGCGCGCTGCTCGGCGGCGAGACCGCCGAGATGCCCGACGTCTACGCCGAGGACGATTACGACCTCGCGGGCTTCGCCGTGGGCGTCGTGGAGCTCTCGCGGGCGATCAAGGGCACCGACCGCGTCGCCCCCGGCGACGTCGTGCTGGGGCTGGCGAGCAGCGGGATCCACGCCAACGGGTTCTCGCTGGTCCGGGCGATCGTCGACCGCGCAGGCCTCGACCTCCGGCGGGTCTACGACGGCTACGCCGGCGACCCGGTCGCCGGCGGTCGCCCGTTGGGCGAGGCCCTGCTGGAGCCGACCCGCATCTACGCCAAGCCCATCGTCTCGCTGCTGCGTAGCTACAGCCGCAAGCGGCCGGTCGTCGGCATGGCGCACATCACCGGCGGCGGGCTGCCGGGGAACCTCAACCGCGCCCTGCCCGAGGACTGCGACGCCGCGCTCGACCGCTCGTCCTGGCGGGTGCCCGATCTCTTCGGCTTCCTCCAGGAGCACGGCCGGGTGGAGACCGAGGAGATGTTCCGCGTGTTCAACATGGGCGTCGGCTACACGCTCATCGTCCGTCCGCACTTCGCCGAGGGCGTGGCCGATCGGCTGCGCAGAAGCGGCGAGACGGTCTACGAACTCGGCGAGATCGTGCGGGGCAAGGGCGAGGTCCGGCTGTAGCGCCGCGGCGCGGGGGCCGCCCGTACGTTGCGCAGATGAGCGAAGCCCGCCGCCTGTTCGCTGAAGCCGTGGCCTGGGGCGGCCTGGACGCCGACGCCCTCGAGCGGCTGCTCCGCGACGACCTCGCCGTGGACCTCGAGCCCGCCGGCGTCGACGTGACGGCCGCCTGCTTCCCCGGGATCGC from Phycisphaera mikurensis NBRC 102666 carries:
- a CDS encoding vWA domain-containing protein, which produces MTLLSPFAALLAAALAVPALLALYFLKLRRRPLLVPSTLLWRKAVEDLEVNAPFQKLRNSLLLWLQLLLLALLIFAMAQPASDAPAPTGARVVILIDRSASMAVEEGGRTRLDAAKAAAIGVIDAMEAGASAMIIAFADEPEVVQPFAADRGRLRSAVASVRGSDRPGRPGRALALVGAQAGGVEGADAASVYVIGDSPAGGADAAATPPPAGASLRFLAIGADTPNLGFTAIGARRGLREPGRVELFARLENASPGPVEAGVTLDAGGERVTTRRVSVPGRGGDGAPGRRDLSLGFTASPSEAVAVTVAHDRADALHADDAARLVLPAAADRPVVLVTPAPGSGRPANPFLERAVRAASRGPVSLLSPEAWEASAPAPPADALLVFDRHAPSRIPPADALFFAAVPPLPGLGLRPSSPDAPAVQTFLTVDAADPAMRSVDPGGVPLVRPGRLVLPPGGEVLASGLEGPLIARVRDADAGRRFLVVAPDPLQGRWPLSVGFAVFLVNALDELGGGGGVPGEGLARRTGESAEVRLAPGATAEEVRYAGPAALAAPVRGGTAVLPAFERAGWYRAEDAGAVAPDDRRLGVSLAAATETDLRPPAALDAGPGTAARATPGGAATVRRSWIPWILAAALGVLLLEWFVYTGRFAPAPATPPPPRV
- a CDS encoding amylo-alpha-1,6-glucosidase, which codes for MVEPGWTHTLERGGEPLFAAGAGAIAFPGPEWLLTDGRGGYAMGTASGCRTRRYHGLRVLALDPPLARALLLADTLDAVTSPAGEVFELSTLAFADHAGERVLAPAGWERLVRFERAPAAVRWTFALAGGARLRRTLTLDRGAEGADVAFELTGTEPSGWHLRVAPLIAWRDHHALTGEGGAAIHCACEDGARLVRLGGDLPAGPAEATLSLPTGRFRRDSDWWRGVRLAADAERGQADAEDLFVPGSFEADLLGPRVLRLRRTPADDAPPRPRPGVGVSGDPLAPAAADFLAARRVGAETLTTVLAGYPWFADWGRDAFIALPGLLLVDRRLGEAAGVLRAFAGALRGGLVPNRFSDAGGDAAEYNTLDGSMWFVHAALAWAEAATAAGAACLPPWWERAVVAVLDAHLAGTVADGHRGEAIAVEVGGDGLIVAGGADTQLTWMDAACPTPAHPGGEVFTPRGGKPVEVNALWVSNLAGAAAVLPGGERYAAAAQHAAASFLATFWSDGLGRLVDRVSAAGEADATLRPNMLIAAALERSPLSAAQRSAVVAAAEAGGLVTPVGLRTLPPSDPAYHPRMAGAPHERDGAYHRGTIWPWLIGPYAEAVLRAGGFSAAARAKAAAAVAPLRAYAGASDAACLGQLPENFDAEPDAGGRWVPRGCPAQAWSVAEVRRVAALLSRR
- a CDS encoding TrmH family RNA methyltransferase is translated as MEVDPRNTLLEGAISAEAALAGGRREVHRVWLDRERDDGPARRIRKLARAQGVRWTPASRAALDAHAQGGTHGGVIAEVGDRLWTPLDEALAAAAAPGAGFLAMLDGVEDPFNFGQSVRSLYAAGAAGVVVRPRNWTSAAAVVARASAGATERIGISVAAGPDEARDAARAAGLRVAAAAGVADAVAPHEADLTGPLLLVIGGERRGLRRSFLQTVDAVVAVPYARPFPAALGTVAAASVVAFEAARQRAGLPMGSQADPAGPEGG
- the ribH gene encoding 6,7-dimethyl-8-ribityllumazine synthase — translated: MLVGSLKPGDHRVAIVAARFNDLIVDHMLSAAREAWAQLGGDPEKLVVARVPGSFELPVAARKLAEAGDAGGGFAAVVCLGCVIRGETDHYDHVVEQTARGIKDVNVQTGVPCVFGVLTCDTLEQALHRAGVKLGNAGRNAVHVAVEMANLMVSIDANAEL
- the purM gene encoding phosphoribosylformylglycinamidine cyclo-ligase, producing MAKQRDDEPMTYAASGVDIDAGDRAAERIRHHLKRTYGPRVMGQEGAFAGMLRLDYNEKLFSRNYKDPVLVACTDGVGTKVKLAIRLGKHDTIGRDCVAMNVNDLIVQGAEPLLFLDYVGLHEVTPAFLERVVRGVADGCAEAGCALLGGETAEMPDVYAEDDYDLAGFAVGVVELSRAIKGTDRVAPGDVVLGLASSGIHANGFSLVRAIVDRAGLDLRRVYDGYAGDPVAGGRPLGEALLEPTRIYAKPIVSLLRSYSRKRPVVGMAHITGGGLPGNLNRALPEDCDAALDRSSWRVPDLFGFLQEHGRVETEEMFRVFNMGVGYTLIVRPHFAEGVADRLRRSGETVYELGEIVRGKGEVRL
- a CDS encoding helix-turn-helix transcriptional regulator: MTSTAPVRIPGPGVPTGVRLQSLFESEPDLGVVHLDADDRIEAANAAARRIYLHEGRADEALEGQALRSLYPAPFAGEVDRFRGLLAREDRPLLIRGIWRGHGVYTSVHPAPGGGCVLLGRRGAVSGPEVAPSRHVRVDAEVLELGELSVLTPRELEVLALLGSGGTLKDAAADLRRSVKTVESHRDNIARKLGLSRRGELVRVVERSGLRPADVGRSRLILDRAGPRPGSLGASSQIR